One region of Natronobacterium texcoconense genomic DNA includes:
- a CDS encoding DUF7553 family protein, with translation MNARNHFEDSLYYLRRAGEHAKLGFEETLETTEHRARVLVGRGTESEEEIEEPSRLETVGQRVETEARDRVSSAREQVARVRSEEQSADR, from the coding sequence ATGAACGCACGCAACCACTTCGAAGACAGCCTGTACTACCTCCGACGAGCCGGCGAACACGCAAAACTCGGTTTCGAGGAAACTCTCGAGACGACCGAACACCGCGCTCGAGTGCTGGTCGGTCGGGGAACGGAATCCGAAGAAGAAATAGAAGAACCGAGCCGCCTCGAAACCGTCGGTCAGCGCGTCGAGACGGAAGCTCGAGATCGCGTCTCGAGCGCTCGAGAACAGGTCGCCCGCGTTCGATCCGAGGAGCAGTCGGCCGACCGGTGA
- a CDS encoding helix-turn-helix domain-containing protein — protein sequence MLVARYVVSSTILQSTLAEFSDVLLRHAAQYLTDEGTIRLLFWASGVSQERFEDALEDDSTAAEFRRLDETDDRSFYRVDLTEEGHRQSTFPMWSADGVVLLDAQGTNDGWRVRMQFPDRSTLVEYRRRYVDNGGTFTLLSLYRSEDRDNGLEATLSSTQHEALLTAYDSGYFEVPRRITQTELGNRLGISSQSVSERLRRAVSALIESMFPRDRT from the coding sequence ATGCTGGTCGCCAGGTACGTCGTGTCTTCTACGATCCTCCAGAGCACCCTGGCCGAGTTTTCCGACGTTTTGCTCAGACACGCAGCACAGTACCTGACCGACGAGGGTACGATCCGCCTGCTGTTCTGGGCGTCGGGCGTCAGTCAGGAGCGGTTCGAAGACGCCCTCGAGGACGATTCGACGGCCGCGGAGTTTCGTCGACTGGACGAGACGGACGACCGGAGTTTCTATCGAGTCGATCTGACGGAAGAGGGCCATCGACAGTCCACGTTTCCGATGTGGTCTGCGGACGGCGTCGTCCTGCTCGATGCCCAGGGGACGAACGACGGCTGGCGAGTCCGGATGCAGTTTCCCGACCGATCGACGCTCGTCGAGTACCGACGGCGGTACGTCGACAACGGCGGCACGTTTACGCTGCTCTCCTTGTACCGGAGTGAAGACCGCGATAACGGACTCGAGGCGACACTTTCGTCGACCCAGCACGAAGCACTGCTGACGGCGTACGACTCTGGGTACTTCGAGGTCCCTCGACGAATCACCCAGACCGAACTCGGGAATCGGCTGGGGATTTCATCGCAGTCGGTTTCGGAACGGTTACGTCGGGCGGTTTCGGCGTTGATCGAATCGATGTTTCCGAGGGACCGCACTTAA
- a CDS encoding DUF7344 domain-containing protein — translation MSHPGTIDTVLEALADYRRRKVCEYLVREGTCIETADVVTHLSAELSTSSTASPTSNQRLEVGLHHVHLPLLDDADVLEYDDRANSVEPDRNLAVAETILEAVPENAAETA, via the coding sequence ATGTCACATCCTGGAACCATCGATACGGTGTTAGAAGCGCTCGCCGACTATCGCCGTCGGAAAGTCTGTGAGTATCTCGTACGGGAGGGAACCTGTATCGAGACCGCAGACGTCGTCACACATCTCTCTGCGGAACTGTCTACGTCGAGTACTGCGTCCCCGACGTCGAACCAGCGTCTCGAGGTCGGTCTGCATCACGTTCATCTGCCCCTGCTGGACGACGCGGACGTGCTCGAGTACGATGACCGGGCGAACAGCGTCGAACCGGACCGGAACCTGGCTGTCGCCGAGACGATCCTCGAGGCAGTAC